The Saprospiraceae bacterium genome contains the following window.
TTTAGAGATACTGGAAAATTCATTGAGTAAGTTTTCCAACTCCTCACGTACTTTGGTAATATCAACCGGCAAGTCATCTGAAAAATAAGCAGTTACTTCAACGGCATCATCCAAATTGTTTAAAATATCTTTACTAGCTTTCGAAAGTGTAAATTCATTATTCTCTGTTAGATCAAAACGAAGGAACACGTAACGGCTTGCATAATTAATTCCAAGCAATACCAAAATGGCCAACAGGATTACATTGATTTTTGATTTAAACATAGTCTGTCTTATTTAACCCGTTTTGAAATAAATAATTCTGATAAGAGCAAGCCGGCAATGGTCAAACTTGCAAAAAACAAAATGTCTTTTGTATCTAAAACCCCTTGTGCCAAAGACTCAAAATGTCGATTCACACTCAGGCCACTGAGCAGTTGGGCCACAAAGCCTCCGGAATTATAACTCATCATATCAAATATGAAATGAAAAAAGACTCCGATGAGTAAGGCTAATAAAAAAGCAACTATCTGGTTGTTGGTAATGCTGCTTGCAAACAAACCTATACCGATATATGCTGCACTCATAAGGAGCAAACCGAGATAACCACAAAGGGTTGCACCATGATCGATATTTCCAATTTGACTTACTGTAATGTAATAACTAACCGTAAAAAGCAAAGCAATTCCAATCAGCATTAAACACGCAAGAAATTTTCCTAAAATAATTTGGCGTGCTGTGATGGCTTTGGTCAATAACAATTCAATAGTACCAGATTTATTTTCTTCTGCAAGCATTTTCATCGTGATCGCAGGAATAAAAAAGAATAAAGTCCATTTTGAAACACTAAAAAACACTTCCAAATCAGCTTCTTTCCGCATAAAGATATCGGAACCGGTAATCCAGGTAAAAAATCCACTGAAGCCTAAAAATGCAATTAATAAAATATATGCAGTTAGAGAATCGAAGAAGGAATTCAACTCTTTTTTTGCAATGATCCAAACGGGATTATTCATACAAGATTAATTTATGGTTAAGTCTCTGAAAATATCTTCCAATTTTGTTTCGAATGGGATCATTTCCAATAAATCCCAGTGGTTTTGCACACAAGCACGATACACCATTCGATTGAGTTCATCTCCTGAATTGCTTTCTATTTCAAAGCGCTTGTTTAAGGTATCAACCAACATGACTTTCTGCAAGCCTTCAATGAGTCGGAGCCCTTCTGCAATCTGTTCTGCCGGAGCACCATCAATGCGAACTTGTAACAAACTTTTGCCCTCAGATTGTTTTCGAAGTTGCTGGACTGTTCCATCTGCGGCAATTTTTCCTTTATTGATGATAAGAATCCGATCACAGGTAGCCTCTACTTCAGGCAGAATGTGTGTACTGAGAATGACTGTTTTCTCACGTCCTAATTTGCGAATCAGTTCCCGGATTTCTACGATTTGATTGGGATCTAAACCAGTGGTCGGCTCATCCAGGATTAAAACTTTTGGATTGTGGATGATCGCCTGAGCCAAACCAACCCGTTGCCGGTATCCTTTTGACAGTTCCCCAATCTTTTTGTGTTTTTCAACATCCAGTCCACAAATGCGCACCATTTCGATGACTCTGGAGGGAACTTCTGATTGTGGAACCGATTGCAATGCTGCTGCAAAAGCCAGATAATCCATAACCGGCATGTCTTCATACAGCGGATTGTGTTCAGGAAGGTATCCAATTTCACGACGGATGTCTACATCATATGAACTGCTGTTATCATACCAAATCGTCCCCGAGTCTGGTTGCATATACTGTGTAAGCATTTTCATGGTGGTCGTTTTGCCCGCCCCATTGGGCCCCAGGAAACCGACAATTTCACCGGATTTAATATCGAATGAAATGGAATCCACTGCTTTTTGATTGCCGTAACTCTTTGTTAAATTGTCAATGCGAACATCCATGGTTCTTAATTTTGTTTGCAAAAATAAGTTTTCCTGATAAGCAAGTTGCTTTATGAAAAACTTAAAGTGTGTGAATCAATTGTGAATGTTTTTTAGAATCCCGATAATCCTAAATGAAATAAGTCCTCTATTCAAAATTCAGCAAGAAAACATATATAATTTTTACTAATATATTCCTACTTTTAGGCTGAAATCAAAGTGTGGTAGCTAAACCCCAACATATCTGTTATCTGGTGTCCCATGGATTTGCAGCCCGCATGTTGATGCAAACCAATCTATTGGGCTTGTTGCGGGAAAGAAACTTTGAAGTGAGTTTGGTTGCTCCGGATGCATTGGATCCTAATTTGATGAGCTACTGCTCAAATAATGGCATTCAATTAATTGAATATAAACCGTCCGGCTGGATTTGGAAATCGCATTACATGTTGTACCGCATGTATTTTCTGGAAGATATCAAAAGCAATCCTGCATTGTACGAAAAACATTATTACGAAACACATCTGCTTAATCACCGATTTTGGATTTTAAAATACCTACCCTATGTGTTAATGTGTTTTTATAATTTATTCCGGAAGATTCCGATTCTTAGAAAATTTTATTGGACATGTGAACAACAGTTTTTAAAATCAAAGCAGGCCATTGCATTAATTCAAAAGATCAATCCACATCTCGTAATCGCAACGTATCCTGTTAATCCTGCTGAAGGCATTTTATTATACAACGCAAAAAAACTCCAGATCAAAACTTCCATCCATTTATTGAGTTGGGATAATATCACCTGCAAAGGGCATTTTTTAGCTCTGGCTGATTATTACTTAGCCTGGGGGCCTGTAATGGAGCAAGAGTTTATTGAAAAATACCAGATTCCTAAAGATCGAATTTATTGCTGTGGTGTGCCTCATTTTGATATCCATACTCAAACTAAAAATCAAGCAGTCCGAACGGACATTTTAAAATCTTTGCAGATCGACCCGGATAAACCCTGGATAGTATTTGGAATGAGTTCGCCCCGGTTTGCACCCAGAGAAATTGACATCGTAGAATATTTGGCTAAAAAGATTAAAGAGAATGCTTTTGGAGAAACCATGCAACTCGTTATCCGACCCCATCCTCAAAATGTAAAAGGTTGGATGGCTGATCCGGAATGGATCCGTCGTTTAGAATCCTTAAAAAATCATCGCATCCTTTTATTTTATCCTGAAATGTCAGAAAGCTCCTTGTTATGGAGCATGGATCAGACGGATTTCCAAAAACTATCCACAGTATTAAGCGGTTGTACTGTTTGTATCAATTCGTGTTCAACTTTGTCGATGGATGCCTTGATGGTTGGGAAAGGAAACATTGCGCCTATGTTTGATGGCTATGAAAAATTAAATTACTGGCATTCTTCCCGAAGGTTGTTGGATTATACCCATATAAAAAAGTTTGTTGCCTTGGGTGGCAGCCAGGTGGTAACAGATTTTGCTTCACTGAATTCTGAAATCTTAAATTTTATTTACAATCCAAATTATCAACTAACACAACGGAATCACTGCATTGAGCATGAATTTGCTTTTGAAGCTCCGAGTGCTACCCATACCTCATTAAATGCAATTGAAGCGATTGCATTTCAAACTAAAAACGCAGTGGATGAATTGTAAAATTTGTAAGACTCTAAATGAAACCATAAAATATAAATTGCGGAATGCAAATGTTATTATTTGCAATCATTGTGGATTTCATTACAGCAATTATTTAGACCCGCCACAGGATAATAGCAAAATGCCTGTTGACACCGAACCCTCCTTAGAAATCCAATCTTATTTAAGCAATCAGTTGCAGTACAATAAAAAGCGATTTGAAAAGCATGCAGCCCTGGTAAAAAAACACTTAGAAGGGAATACAAAATCCAAGATACTCGATGTAGGATGTGGCGGTGGGCTTTACCTATCTTTAATGCATTCTGAAGAAACTGAATGCTATGGCATTGAACCGGAATTAAACAGACTTAATTATGCAAAAAAAATTAGTGGATTAAAACACATTGTACCCTACCCGATTGATTCTGAATACTGGCTAACGAACCATGCCAATAGCTTTGATGTCATTACACTGTGGGATGTTATTGAGCATGTTAATGATCCGGCATTAATTTTTTCTAGTGCAAAGCAATTGCTTAAAAAAAATGGCATCCTGATTATCGATACTCCCTGTCGGGATACTTTTTTTCATAAATTTGGTGAATGGACCTACAAACTTTCCTTTGGAAGATTCCCAACATTTTTAAATATCATGTACTCTGATCATCTTTTTGGTCATAAACAAATTATATCAAAAACTGACTTCAATATTCCACTTAAAATAAATCACTATGAATTGCACCATTTGCAGTTAATAAAAGAATTTACTTTTCCGATTAAATTCTATTTAGAAAAGTTACATTTTCCAAAATTATTTATAGCATTTTTTGCAGGAACTATTTCTTATTTATTAGATTTCCTACCTATAAAAAATAAATTGCTTATGATTGCTGGTTTAAAAAACTAAATCAAATAAAATTATAAAATGAATACATTCAGTCGATTTTATTTTAATTCGTATTTTCTCATCCAATAACCAATTGCCAATAAGCTTTGAATGCAATAGGATGCATCCACTTGATTGTTTTTATTAAGCATTGACAACTGCCTTATTTGATTCATATCAAATGCATTATTGCTTTTAGAGTTTAACAATTCGAGTTGGTTGAGTACTTCTTTTTCATAATCTGTAACAATCCACTTTCTAATTGGAGCTCCAAAACCGGTTTTGGGTCTATAGATTAAATCTTTTGGCAAATACCGCTCGGCCACTTTCTTTAATAAATATTTACTGACACCATTTTTTACTTTAAGTTCCGGGGGAATTCTTGTGCTGAGTTCGATGAGCTCCAAATCTAAAAAAGGTACGCGTAATTCAACTCCAAATAGCATACTTGCTTTATCAGAATAATTGAGATTATGATCACCTAAAAAAAATTTCATATCCCAAAATAATAATTTGTTGAGCGCATTCTGTTCTCCAGGTATATTAGAAAGATTCTCTAAAAGTATTTTAGCTGGATCATAAGACTCTAACTCGTTTCTGATCGTTTCTGAAAACAAATTCAACAAAGCTTGTCGGTCCATCCAACGGTAATTTTCAGCCAATACCTCGTCTAAGGTTTCGTATTGATATCTTGCTAAAAATTTTCTAAGACGCCTGGATTTTGGACCCTTCCCCATAACAGAAACTCCTACCTTGCAAATTAATTTTCGAATGCCGTTTGGTAAACCCATGAGCCATTTATCATAACGCACTGCCTGGTGTCTTCGGTAACCGGCAAACAAATCATCTCCACCAACCCCGCCAAGTAAAACAAAGCAACCCTTGGCTCTTGCCTGTTTTGCGATGTGTGCCACATAAATCGGTGCCACATCTGCTTGCGGTTCATCCAGTTGAATAACCATTTCCTCAAACTCTCTCAGATAATCCAGTTCTCCACTTACTATTTCCAGTTCGATATTAAGCAGTTTAGCAAGCTGTTTGGCATAAGGTAAATCATCTGCAAAGCCATCTGCACCAGATTGCATTTGTGTATTGATCGTATAGCCCTTGAGTAAGGCATTGGGCTGCAATTTTCGAGCAATTGCTGCAATTAAACTGGAATCCAATCCCCCACTTATAAAATATGCTACCGGAACATCTGAAAGCAATTGCCTGGATACTGCTTTTTGCAAACCAGCATCAATCAAGTCAATCCATTCTGCTTCTGA
Protein-coding sequences here:
- a CDS encoding ATP-binding cassette domain-containing protein yields the protein MDVRIDNLTKSYGNQKAVDSISFDIKSGEIVGFLGPNGAGKTTTMKMLTQYMQPDSGTIWYDNSSSYDVDIRREIGYLPEHNPLYEDMPVMDYLAFAAALQSVPQSEVPSRVIEMVRICGLDVEKHKKIGELSKGYRQRVGLAQAIIHNPKVLILDEPTTGLDPNQIVEIRELIRKLGREKTVILSTHILPEVEATCDRILIINKGKIAADGTVQQLRKQSEGKSLLQVRIDGAPAEQIAEGLRLIEGLQKVMLVDTLNKRFEIESNSGDELNRMVYRACVQNHWDLLEMIPFETKLEDIFRDLTIN
- a CDS encoding ABC transporter permease subunit — translated: MNNPVWIIAKKELNSFFDSLTAYILLIAFLGFSGFFTWITGSDIFMRKEADLEVFFSVSKWTLFFFIPAITMKMLAEENKSGTIELLLTKAITARQIILGKFLACLMLIGIALLFTVSYYITVSQIGNIDHGATLCGYLGLLLMSAAYIGIGLFASSITNNQIVAFLLALLIGVFFHFIFDMMSYNSGGFVAQLLSGLSVNRHFESLAQGVLDTKDILFFASLTIAGLLLSELFISKRVK
- the asnB gene encoding asparagine synthase (glutamine-hydrolyzing); the protein is MCGIFGLVSTKWQSEAAVAAQMIKHRGPDDFGMYQEESLCLIHYRLAIQDLSAAGHQPMWSADGRYCILVNGEIYNHWELRKTLEVKYYFNSLCDAETMLNAFVEWHTDSFKRLNGIFAAVIYDKHANELFIVRDPLGVKPCYYLDTPEGFAFSSELKAFDKLSDWDRSLDYKALFNYLNFLWSPGAQTPFEQVKKLVPGSFIRYNILKQEIVETFKYYEIPFNGNYDTKSEAEWIDLIDAGLQKAVSRQLLSDVPVAYFISGGLDSSLIAAIARKLQPNALLKGYTINTQMQSGADGFADDLPYAKQLAKLLNIELEIVSGELDYLREFEEMVIQLDEPQADVAPIYVAHIAKQARAKGCFVLLGGVGGDDLFAGYRRHQAVRYDKWLMGLPNGIRKLICKVGVSVMGKGPKSRRLRKFLARYQYETLDEVLAENYRWMDRQALLNLFSETIRNELESYDPAKILLENLSNIPGEQNALNKLLFWDMKFFLGDHNLNYSDKASMLFGVELRVPFLDLELIELSTRIPPELKVKNGVSKYLLKKVAERYLPKDLIYRPKTGFGAPIRKWIVTDYEKEVLNQLELLNSKSNNAFDMNQIRQLSMLNKNNQVDASYCIQSLLAIGYWMRKYELK
- a CDS encoding class I SAM-dependent methyltransferase produces the protein MNCKICKTLNETIKYKLRNANVIICNHCGFHYSNYLDPPQDNSKMPVDTEPSLEIQSYLSNQLQYNKKRFEKHAALVKKHLEGNTKSKILDVGCGGGLYLSLMHSEETECYGIEPELNRLNYAKKISGLKHIVPYPIDSEYWLTNHANSFDVITLWDVIEHVNDPALIFSSAKQLLKKNGILIIDTPCRDTFFHKFGEWTYKLSFGRFPTFLNIMYSDHLFGHKQIISKTDFNIPLKINHYELHHLQLIKEFTFPIKFYLEKLHFPKLFIAFFAGTISYLLDFLPIKNKLLMIAGLKN